A genome region from Chthonomonas sp. includes the following:
- a CDS encoding protein kinase, producing MRPAPLPADTLLFGRYRIQEVLGRGGFGITYLAKDGGTSIVLKELAPSGCERQPDGSLVMGGDQRNLVRAFVEEARLLRNFRHPRVLRVREAFTANDTAYCVTEFRAGVHSLEDRLRTNGPLPSDEVEAILRQLAEPLAALHEAGYLHRDLKPSNVLIDEHGETTLIDFGSARSFQADVTGGHTVVFTPGYAPLEQLTENARRGPGTDLYGLCALGYALLTGNDLPTPIDRLANDTPLMLPNTDLGDALAAGLEIQLAARPATVGQWLAILDGRADPQSAWARLEQMDAACLAARHIRPSRRECPQCHAPLSEPKPIAAGVCPVCHSGRLRKLDFDESRCPLCPTGRLRDVANRGPLVRCPACTTGHLAAPRGLPWRAKTYHCGACEAEFVDERGQVRRADGEEAKSWDEWLAESGRSDHIRMCDHCSAEFDRDHLDRWAQMVPPPNVGAFSLLRADEWARVAAGAAPDSGSHRCDACESEYWINDNMVTLLQAGRDPYGFATEYRGQALGIEAVRYRAVGKTSGQRGLVCPSCHLELDGDEPAFTVVRATEPGLQAAAQTPFAMLDLHRLAQGLPSQAEEQEFLAESSELLAEAIRSGDAPLIPRHPEILWRGPATWQNFSGTLTITAEEITLNRGLKKHRWNLDRFAQWSASEDTLRLTNDDEELALEIEPLDVQYALPGGTYGCELTALDLVEILGSFVEQDSKQSV from the coding sequence ATGAGGCCCGCGCCACTCCCCGCCGACACGCTGCTTTTCGGGCGCTACCGCATTCAGGAGGTGCTCGGTCGGGGCGGGTTCGGCATCACGTATCTCGCCAAAGATGGCGGCACCAGCATCGTGCTCAAGGAACTCGCGCCGAGCGGTTGCGAGCGCCAGCCCGATGGCTCGCTGGTGATGGGCGGCGATCAGCGCAACCTGGTGCGCGCCTTTGTGGAGGAAGCGCGGCTGCTGCGCAACTTTCGCCATCCGCGGGTGTTGCGTGTGCGCGAGGCATTCACCGCCAACGACACGGCCTATTGCGTCACCGAGTTTCGCGCCGGGGTTCATTCGCTGGAAGACCGTTTGCGCACTAACGGGCCGTTGCCGTCGGATGAGGTCGAAGCGATTCTGCGGCAACTCGCCGAACCGCTGGCCGCTCTGCACGAGGCTGGCTACCTGCACCGCGACCTGAAGCCGAGCAACGTGCTGATTGACGAGCACGGCGAAACCACCCTCATTGATTTTGGCTCGGCGCGCTCGTTTCAGGCGGACGTGACCGGCGGCCACACGGTGGTGTTTACGCCGGGCTACGCGCCGCTTGAGCAACTCACGGAGAACGCGCGCCGCGGCCCCGGCACCGACCTCTACGGGCTGTGCGCGCTCGGCTACGCGCTGCTCACTGGCAACGATTTGCCGACGCCGATTGACCGATTGGCCAACGACACGCCATTGATGCTCCCGAACACTGACCTCGGCGATGCGCTGGCGGCGGGGCTGGAGATTCAGCTGGCCGCGCGACCCGCGACGGTAGGGCAGTGGCTCGCGATTTTGGATGGGCGCGCCGACCCGCAATCGGCGTGGGCGCGGCTGGAGCAGATGGACGCCGCGTGTTTGGCGGCGCGTCACATTCGGCCTTCGCGGCGCGAATGCCCGCAGTGCCACGCCCCGCTCAGCGAACCAAAACCGATCGCGGCTGGAGTCTGTCCGGTGTGCCATTCCGGACGGCTCAGGAAGCTGGACTTCGACGAGAGCCGTTGCCCGCTTTGCCCGACCGGTCGCCTGCGCGATGTTGCGAATCGCGGGCCGCTGGTGCGGTGCCCCGCCTGCACGACGGGGCATTTGGCGGCGCCGCGCGGATTGCCGTGGCGAGCCAAGACCTACCACTGTGGCGCGTGCGAAGCCGAGTTTGTGGACGAGCGCGGGCAGGTGCGCCGGGCCGATGGCGAGGAGGCGAAGTCGTGGGACGAATGGCTGGCGGAATCGGGCCGGAGCGACCATATTCGGATGTGCGATCATTGCTCCGCCGAGTTTGATCGCGACCACCTGGACCGATGGGCGCAGATGGTGCCGCCGCCGAATGTCGGCGCCTTCAGCTTGTTGCGCGCGGACGAGTGGGCGCGCGTGGCGGCAGGGGCCGCGCCCGATTCGGGCTCGCACCGCTGCGACGCTTGCGAGTCGGAGTATTGGATCAACGATAACATGGTGACGCTGCTGCAGGCAGGTCGCGACCCCTATGGTTTCGCCACCGAATATCGCGGGCAGGCGCTCGGAATCGAGGCGGTTCGGTATCGGGCGGTGGGGAAGACTTCTGGTCAACGCGGGCTGGTTTGCCCGAGTTGCCACCTGGAACTAGATGGCGACGAACCCGCCTTCACCGTCGTGCGGGCAACTGAACCCGGACTCCAAGCGGCGGCGCAAACTCCCTTTGCGATGCTCGATCTGCACCGGTTGGCGCAGGGGTTGCCGAGCCAAGCCGAGGAGCAGGAATTTTTGGCCGAGTCGAGCGAGCTACTTGCCGAGGCGATCCGCAGCGGTGACGCCCCGCTCATCCCGAGGCATCCCGAGATTCTATGGCGCGGCCCCGCGACTTGGCAGAATTTCAGCGGCACGCTGACGATCACCGCGGAGGAGATCACGCTCAATCGCGGCCTGAAAAAGCACCGCTGGAACCTCGACCGGTTTGCGCAGTGGTCGGCGAGCGAGGACACTCTACGGCTCACCAACGACGATGAAGAACTGGCGCTTGAGATCGAGCCGCTTGACGTACAGTACGCGCTCCCCGGCGGCACCTACGGGTGCGAACTCACCGCGCTGGACCTTGTGGAGATTTTGGGAAGTTTCGTGGAACAAGACTCAAAACAAAGCGTATAA
- the ffh gene encoding signal recognition particle protein, which translates to MLDNLTRRITGVFANLRRKGRLTEDDVTEMLREIRIALLEADVNILVAKKFIARVKEKAVGEEVYGSLNADQTLIKIVKDEVVEMLGGDEVRMNWGSAPPTVILMCGLQGSGKTTTTAKLARWLKQQGKKPLLAACDLQRPGAITQLQVLGEQVEAPVFVGEPGQSPVQVAEAALARAKHMFNDVLVVDTAGRLSIDAELMTEIGNVAKAVKPNEVFLVLDSTTGQEAVNVAQAFHERLQVTGTIFTKLDGDARGGAVLSVRESTGVPVRFIGIGEQTDALDQFYPERMAQRIIGMGDVMGIIEKAEQAISQEDAMAMEKTVKSGAVDFNTLLQQFAMMRKMGSWKKILGMIPGVTSMLPEGAMDSIKDEQIYRVEAIILSMTAKERSNPDILNGSRRKRIAIGSGTTVEEVNALVKQLYEMRRTFKAMGKMKMPKPRR; encoded by the coding sequence ATGCTCGACAACCTCACGCGCCGGATCACTGGCGTGTTCGCCAACCTTCGCCGCAAGGGGCGCCTCACTGAGGACGACGTCACCGAAATGCTCCGGGAAATCCGGATTGCGCTGCTGGAAGCCGATGTCAACATCCTGGTCGCTAAGAAGTTCATCGCCCGCGTGAAGGAAAAGGCCGTCGGCGAGGAAGTCTACGGCAGCCTCAACGCCGACCAAACCCTCATCAAGATCGTCAAGGACGAGGTCGTCGAGATGCTCGGCGGCGACGAAGTGCGCATGAATTGGGGCTCGGCCCCGCCGACCGTAATCCTCATGTGCGGCTTGCAGGGTTCGGGAAAGACCACCACCACCGCCAAACTTGCGCGCTGGCTGAAGCAGCAAGGCAAAAAGCCGCTGCTCGCCGCGTGCGACCTCCAGCGTCCGGGCGCGATTACGCAGCTCCAGGTTCTTGGCGAGCAGGTCGAAGCGCCGGTGTTCGTCGGCGAACCCGGCCAAAGTCCGGTGCAAGTGGCCGAGGCCGCGCTCGCCCGGGCCAAACACATGTTCAACGATGTGCTGGTAGTGGATACCGCTGGCCGCCTGAGCATTGACGCCGAACTAATGACCGAGATTGGCAACGTCGCGAAGGCGGTTAAGCCGAACGAAGTGTTTTTGGTGCTGGATAGCACGACCGGACAAGAGGCCGTGAATGTCGCGCAAGCGTTCCACGAGCGGCTGCAAGTCACCGGCACTATCTTTACCAAGCTCGATGGCGATGCGCGCGGCGGGGCCGTGCTCAGCGTGCGCGAATCCACCGGCGTGCCGGTGCGCTTTATCGGCATCGGCGAGCAGACCGACGCGCTTGACCAGTTTTATCCCGAGCGCATGGCGCAGCGCATCATCGGCATGGGCGACGTCATGGGCATCATCGAAAAGGCGGAGCAAGCGATTTCGCAAGAGGACGCCATGGCGATGGAAAAGACCGTGAAGAGCGGGGCCGTGGACTTCAATACTCTGCTCCAGCAATTCGCGATGATGCGCAAGATGGGAAGCTGGAAAAAGATCCTTGGCATGATCCCCGGCGTCACCAGCATGTTGCCCGAAGGCGCGATGGATAGCATCAAGGACGAGCAGATTTACCGGGTCGAGGCGATCATTTTGAGCATGACCGCCAAAGAGAGATCAAATCCGGATATACTTAATGGTTCAAGAAGAAAGCGAATTGCAATTGGCTCGGGCACGACCGTGGAAGAAGTGAACGCGCTGGTCAAACAGCTTTATGAAATGCGTCGCACGTTTAAGGCGATGGGCAAAATGAAAATGCCCAAGCCGCGGCGGTGA
- a CDS encoding PEP-CTERM sorting domain-containing protein has protein sequence MNKAILCLTASLLTLNGLAQVPTFRHYFAYGDDRLVQLARQSGADTTAAIGKEIPQGVQLRVPTNTDEFRVQYRMTYVSGAYETIFSRFHATNFVFDRAWITDGSVLDLSSALGAESYRKLAPSHVQVDGAPSNFINGQPLGGWINPTTFFDNDSDGMPDTFTYKAISGGFAGAWNGSSDYMLRDIGLHGGIGGYREGSGTGGSLYSVGESRYICDVSWRANLAVGEQYGLLGSETGLGIHVRPGRVSPTWGGTHFFQSLQYYGNEPDWINIGARYNLIGAALVPEPTSMAALGVALLLLTRRQRQSRPRN, from the coding sequence TTGAACAAAGCGATTTTATGTCTGACAGCTTCGTTGCTGACGCTTAATGGCCTTGCCCAAGTGCCGACTTTCCGGCACTATTTTGCCTACGGCGATGACCGCTTGGTGCAGCTTGCTCGGCAGAGCGGGGCTGACACTACAGCGGCAATCGGAAAAGAAATTCCGCAGGGCGTGCAGTTACGGGTACCAACCAACACCGACGAGTTTCGCGTGCAGTACCGAATGACATATGTCAGTGGTGCTTACGAGACAATCTTCAGTCGGTTCCATGCGACGAACTTTGTGTTTGATCGGGCTTGGATTACAGACGGTTCGGTCTTGGACTTGTCAAGCGCCCTGGGAGCTGAGTCTTATCGTAAGCTCGCCCCAAGCCATGTGCAGGTTGACGGTGCGCCAAGCAATTTTATCAATGGCCAGCCGCTTGGAGGTTGGATCAATCCAACGACCTTTTTTGACAATGACAGCGATGGAATGCCGGATACTTTTACCTACAAAGCCATCTCAGGAGGTTTTGCAGGTGCGTGGAACGGTTCCAGTGACTACATGTTACGCGACATTGGTCTGCATGGAGGTATTGGCGGTTACCGCGAAGGTTCTGGCACGGGCGGTTCTCTATACAGCGTCGGCGAATCACGATACATTTGCGACGTGAGTTGGCGAGCAAATTTAGCCGTTGGAGAGCAGTACGGATTACTGGGATCAGAAACGGGCCTTGGCATTCATGTTCGACCTGGCCGTGTAAGTCCGACTTGGGGAGGAACTCACTTCTTTCAGAGCCTACAATATTACGGCAACGAACCAGATTGGATCAACATCGGAGCGCGCTACAATCTCATCGGAGCCGCGCTCGTGCCTGAGCCGACCTCAATGGCCGCGCTCGGTGTCGCTTTGTTGCTGCTGACCCGACGCCAACGGCAAAGCCGTCCTCGAAACTAG
- a CDS encoding O-acetylhomoserine aminocarboxypropyltransferase/cysteine synthase, which yields MSTETKTKNPAFETLALHGGTSPDPTTKSRAIPIYQTTSYVFDDTSHAARLFGLQEFGNIYTRLMNPTTDALEKRVAALEGGTHAVATASGQAAEVLAITNLVEAGGEIVASNSLYGGTYNLLHYTLPKMGITVKFVDPNDPDAFRAAVTDKTKLFYGETVGNPKLDTLDIKAISDIGREYGIPLAVDNTLPSPYLVNPIAHGAAVVIHSLTKFIGGHGTSIGGIIVDGGNFDYGASGRFPNFTEPDPSYHGLKFWEVFGDFPGLGNVAFGLKARVQGLRDQGQCISPFNAWQILQGIETLHLRMERHSTNAQKVAEFLASHPLVSWVNYPGLPGHKDHARAEYYHPRGLFGGILGFGVRGGYDAAIKFIDNLQVFSLLANVGDAKSLVIHPASTTHQQLNPDEQLSTGVTPDFVRLSIGIENIDDLIADLDQALRA from the coding sequence GTGAGCACTGAAACCAAAACCAAGAATCCCGCCTTTGAGACGCTTGCGCTTCACGGCGGCACGTCGCCCGACCCGACCACCAAGTCGCGGGCCATCCCGATTTACCAAACCACCAGCTACGTGTTCGACGACACGAGCCACGCCGCACGCCTGTTCGGTCTGCAAGAGTTCGGCAACATCTACACCCGCCTGATGAACCCGACCACAGACGCGCTGGAGAAGCGGGTCGCGGCGCTCGAAGGCGGCACCCACGCGGTGGCGACCGCGAGCGGGCAAGCGGCGGAGGTTCTCGCGATCACCAACCTGGTGGAAGCGGGCGGCGAGATCGTGGCGAGCAACTCGCTGTACGGCGGCACTTACAACCTGCTGCACTACACGCTGCCGAAGATGGGCATCACGGTCAAGTTCGTTGACCCGAACGATCCCGACGCGTTCCGCGCGGCGGTGACGGACAAAACGAAGCTGTTCTACGGCGAAACTGTCGGCAACCCCAAGCTCGACACGCTCGACATCAAGGCGATCAGCGACATCGGTCGCGAGTACGGCATTCCGTTGGCCGTGGATAACACGCTGCCCTCGCCCTATCTCGTTAACCCGATCGCGCATGGCGCGGCGGTGGTCATCCACTCGCTCACCAAGTTCATCGGCGGCCACGGCACCAGCATCGGCGGCATCATTGTGGATGGCGGCAACTTCGATTACGGTGCCAGTGGCCGTTTCCCGAATTTCACCGAGCCCGACCCGAGCTACCACGGCCTCAAATTCTGGGAAGTCTTCGGCGATTTCCCCGGCCTCGGCAACGTGGCGTTCGGCCTCAAGGCGCGCGTCCAAGGGCTGCGCGACCAGGGTCAGTGCATCTCGCCATTCAACGCGTGGCAGATTCTGCAAGGCATCGAGACGCTGCACCTGCGCATGGAGCGGCATAGCACCAACGCGCAAAAGGTGGCCGAGTTCCTCGCCTCGCACCCGCTGGTCAGTTGGGTCAACTATCCTGGCCTGCCGGGGCACAAGGACCACGCCCGCGCCGAATACTATCACCCGCGCGGCTTGTTCGGCGGCATCCTCGGCTTCGGCGTTCGCGGCGGCTACGATGCGGCGATCAAGTTCATTGACAACCTGCAGGTGTTCTCGCTCCTGGCGAATGTCGGCGACGCCAAGTCGCTGGTCATTCACCCGGCGAGCACCACGCACCAGCAGCTGAACCCTGACGAACAGCTGAGCACGGGCGTCACGCCCGACTTTGTCCGCCTCAGCATCGGCATCGAAAACATCGATGACCTGATCGCCGACCTCGACCAAGCTCTGCGCGCCTAG
- a CDS encoding zinc metalloprotease HtpX codes for MNNFKVGILLAAITALFLTIGHLLGGQAGMVIALVLAVVMNMGTFWFSDKLVIKMTGAQPLTRDQIPELFDMTERLARRAEIPMPKLYLVPDPSPNAFATGRNPQNGVVAVNQGLLNLLDVREVEGVVAHELAHIKHRDTLTSAIVATLAGAISSIANIAMFASLFGGGSDEDRPNPLVQLLLIFVAPMAAMMIQFAVSRAREYEADRTAAELVGDSRGLASALARLQSGAQQVPGHMPPSAAHMCIVNPLAGVGGLANLFSTHPPMDERIRRLNEWRPTQN; via the coding sequence ATGAACAACTTCAAAGTCGGAATATTGCTCGCCGCGATCACCGCGCTGTTCCTCACCATCGGGCACTTGCTCGGCGGTCAGGCGGGAATGGTCATCGCGTTGGTGCTGGCCGTGGTCATGAACATGGGCACGTTCTGGTTCAGCGACAAATTGGTCATCAAAATGACCGGAGCTCAGCCCTTGACGCGCGACCAGATTCCCGAGCTGTTTGACATGACCGAGCGGCTCGCCCGCCGGGCCGAGATTCCGATGCCCAAGCTGTACTTGGTGCCCGACCCCTCGCCGAACGCCTTCGCCACCGGTCGCAACCCGCAAAACGGCGTCGTCGCCGTGAATCAGGGCTTGCTGAATCTGCTGGACGTGCGGGAAGTCGAAGGGGTTGTCGCCCACGAACTCGCCCACATTAAGCATCGCGACACGCTGACAAGCGCAATTGTGGCGACCCTGGCCGGGGCCATTAGCTCCATCGCCAACATCGCCATGTTTGCTTCGCTGTTTGGCGGCGGTAGCGATGAGGATCGCCCCAACCCGCTGGTGCAACTGCTGCTGATTTTTGTCGCGCCGATGGCGGCGATGATGATTCAGTTTGCCGTATCGCGAGCACGCGAATACGAAGCAGACCGCACTGCCGCCGAGTTGGTTGGCGACTCGCGAGGACTGGCCTCGGCTCTGGCGCGATTGCAAAGTGGCGCTCAACAGGTGCCCGGCCACATGCCGCCCAGCGCGGCGCACATGTGCATTGTCAACCCGCTTGCCGGCGTGGGCGGTTTGGCCAATCTGTTTAGCACGCACCCGCCGATGGACGAACGAATTCGCCGCCTTAACGAGTGGCGTCCGACCCAAAACTAG
- the rpsP gene encoding 30S ribosomal protein S16 has protein sequence MVKIRLRRMGSKGRPFYRIVVAKSAAGRDGAFIDIVGTSNPTASTNRTQINEEKALKWLLSGAQPTETVAYMLKAAGVLDKFFEQRPGAKAKYKSLDKRTAAISKASTVEKAKAEAKTEEVVAEAPVAVEAPAAEAPVAEAPVAEAPVTEAETAEAPAEA, from the coding sequence ATGGTTAAGATTCGATTACGAAGAATGGGCAGCAAGGGACGACCCTTCTACCGCATCGTGGTGGCAAAGAGCGCCGCGGGCCGAGATGGGGCGTTCATCGACATTGTGGGTACCAGCAACCCCACGGCGAGCACCAACCGAACTCAGATTAACGAAGAGAAGGCCCTCAAGTGGCTTCTCAGCGGCGCTCAACCCACCGAGACCGTGGCCTACATGTTGAAGGCCGCCGGCGTGCTCGACAAGTTCTTTGAGCAACGCCCCGGCGCCAAGGCCAAGTACAAGAGCCTGGACAAGCGAACCGCCGCCATCAGCAAGGCAAGCACCGTGGAAAAGGCTAAGGCCGAAGCCAAGACGGAAGAAGTCGTGGCTGAAGCGCCTGTCGCCGTGGAAGCACCCGCCGCCGAAGCTCCGGTTGCCGAAGCACCCGTGGCCGAAGCCCCGGTGACCGAGGCTGAAACCGCCGAAGCTCCGGCTGAAGCCTAA
- a CDS encoding KH domain-containing protein yields the protein MSAQLVQKIVELLVAEPEAVSVEEEHDRDGLTYHVRVAPNDVGKVIGKNGRVIQAVRFVVSAVAAKNRERAYVKVVTD from the coding sequence ATGAGCGCACAACTCGTTCAAAAGATCGTCGAACTCCTCGTCGCCGAACCGGAAGCAGTTTCGGTGGAAGAAGAGCATGACCGCGATGGCTTGACCTATCACGTTCGGGTCGCCCCGAACGATGTCGGCAAGGTCATCGGCAAAAATGGTCGCGTCATTCAAGCGGTGCGCTTTGTGGTAAGCGCGGTCGCCGCCAAGAATCGCGAGCGAGCCTACGTCAAAGTCGTTACTGACTAA
- a CDS encoding helix-turn-helix transcriptional regulator: MTPRGVRLTPTEVKVLSLIAKGHSSKEAADQLVVSKRTVDFHLANIYDKLQVNNRVQALRMATRLGLIPFEPPFGHGFGE, from the coding sequence ATGACTCCGCGCGGCGTTCGTTTAACGCCGACGGAAGTGAAGGTTCTTAGCTTAATCGCGAAGGGCCACAGTAGTAAAGAAGCAGCAGATCAGTTAGTCGTTTCGAAGCGCACAGTCGACTTCCATTTGGCCAACATTTATGATAAGTTGCAGGTAAACAACCGCGTCCAAGCTCTGCGGATGGCGACCCGATTGGGTCTGATTCCGTTCGAGCCGCCCTTCGGGCACGGATTCGGGGAATAA
- a CDS encoding serine/threonine-protein phosphatase: MHDITAEFSVTELAAPVELRVIPRLVVGGKTDIGRVREVNEDKFEFYIPNDEAQLASRGSVFVVCDGMGGHAAGQIASETSAKTFIDAYYQHIGSDPEEAARSAIHVAQRFILNIQATIPQRRGMGTTLEAVAICQDKAIIVHVGDSRIYRVRDAKLERVTHDHSWVQEMVDGGIMSEEAAELHQNRNVLTRCIGHEQDFRPDVFTLDLVPGDTFLLCSDGVTKCASEERISAIMSGGAPSQQAWDLIQVAMMGGGHDNATALIVHISAIDAVT; the protein is encoded by the coding sequence ATGCACGACATCACGGCTGAATTCAGCGTCACCGAACTTGCCGCACCCGTGGAGTTAAGGGTGATTCCCCGCCTCGTGGTCGGCGGAAAGACCGACATTGGCCGCGTCCGCGAGGTCAACGAGGATAAGTTCGAGTTTTATATCCCCAACGATGAGGCACAGTTGGCCTCGCGCGGCTCGGTGTTTGTGGTGTGTGACGGCATGGGCGGGCATGCCGCCGGGCAGATTGCCAGCGAAACCAGCGCCAAAACATTTATCGATGCCTACTACCAGCACATTGGGAGCGATCCCGAAGAGGCGGCCCGCTCCGCGATTCATGTCGCCCAGCGGTTTATTCTCAACATCCAGGCGACGATTCCGCAGCGACGCGGCATGGGCACGACCCTCGAAGCGGTCGCGATTTGCCAAGACAAGGCCATCATCGTGCACGTTGGCGACAGCCGCATTTACCGCGTTCGCGACGCGAAGTTGGAGCGCGTCACTCACGACCATAGTTGGGTGCAGGAGATGGTGGACGGCGGAATCATGTCCGAAGAGGCAGCGGAACTGCATCAGAACCGCAACGTGCTGACCCGCTGCATCGGCCACGAGCAAGATTTCCGGCCCGACGTGTTCACCCTCGATTTGGTTCCTGGCGACACGTTCTTGCTGTGCTCCGACGGCGTGACCAAGTGCGCGAGCGAGGAGCGGATTTCCGCGATTATGAGTGGCGGTGCGCCCAGCCAACAGGCATGGGACCTAATTCAGGTCGCAATGATGGGCGGTGGCCATGATAACGCCACCGCCCTGATTGTTCACATCTCCGCGATTGACGCGGTTACTTGA
- a CDS encoding zf-TFIIB domain-containing protein, protein MKLCPTCSNVALTPVQRSGIELDYCSTCRGVWLDRGELEKLLAAESVGAMHAAAPPMPGYGTPPPPREERRDRDDYDDRKRYDDDDYYSKKKRKKGLFSEIFDFD, encoded by the coding sequence ATGAAACTCTGCCCCACCTGCTCCAATGTTGCTCTCACCCCGGTCCAACGATCGGGAATTGAGCTTGACTACTGCTCCACCTGTCGCGGCGTTTGGCTCGACCGCGGCGAGTTGGAGAAGCTTCTCGCCGCCGAATCCGTCGGTGCGATGCACGCGGCCGCGCCACCGATGCCCGGCTACGGCACACCGCCTCCGCCGCGCGAAGAGCGCCGCGATCGCGACGATTACGACGATCGGAAGCGATACGATGACGACGACTACTACTCGAAGAAGAAGCGCAAGAAAGGGCTCTTCTCCGAAATCTTTGACTTCGACTGA
- a CDS encoding PEP-CTERM sorting domain-containing protein (PEP-CTERM proteins occur, often in large numbers, in the proteomes of bacteria that also encode an exosortase, a predicted intramembrane cysteine proteinase. The presence of a PEP-CTERM domain at a protein's C-terminus predicts cleavage within the sorting domain, followed by covalent anchoring to some some component of the (usually Gram-negative) cell surface. Many PEP-CTERM proteins exhibit an unusual sequence composition that includes large numbers of potential glycosylation sites. Expression of one such protein has been shown restore the ability of a bacterium to form floc, a type of biofilm.), translated as MKRIVWTAISLLMAGLCPGQTATFRHFFAYGDQHLVDLARESGADRAAAIGREIPQNVQLRVPTHGEEFRLQIHSTYVDGSRPHMWTWFHDYHLSFDQSHWDSSSTRDPNEFLDDSSFRKVEPASFTLQTLSENFVNGQMQGSWDSPTQMIDLDENGEPDQSQYQANPTLLSGSANGTELTSLRNVGLYGSVSGRSPLFGIGGSRLALGETRHIIDVRWRSNLVNGEQYGSMGSETGLAIHVFPSRDSADWTSTTFYQSEFHYPGDPDWINIGARYNLIGAALVPEPTSIAALGLGLLLLRRKESGART; from the coding sequence ATGAAGCGGATAGTTTGGACCGCGATTTCGCTCTTAATGGCCGGTCTCTGTCCCGGCCAAACGGCCACGTTCCGCCACTTCTTTGCCTATGGAGATCAGCATCTCGTAGACCTTGCGAGAGAAAGCGGAGCTGATCGGGCGGCCGCGATCGGCAGAGAAATCCCGCAGAACGTGCAATTGCGAGTTCCCACTCACGGGGAAGAGTTTCGCTTGCAGATTCACTCGACGTATGTCGATGGCAGCCGCCCACACATGTGGACCTGGTTTCATGACTATCATCTTTCTTTCGATCAGTCTCACTGGGACAGCAGTTCGACGCGGGATCCGAATGAGTTTCTTGATGACTCGTCCTTTCGCAAAGTGGAACCCGCGAGCTTCACTTTACAAACTCTCTCCGAGAATTTTGTAAATGGACAGATGCAAGGATCGTGGGACTCCCCTACTCAGATGATTGATCTTGATGAGAATGGAGAGCCAGACCAATCGCAATATCAAGCAAACCCCACCTTACTCTCGGGTTCCGCAAATGGTACGGAACTCACATCACTTAGGAATGTAGGCTTGTATGGTTCGGTGTCTGGAAGAAGCCCGCTGTTTGGAATTGGCGGTTCACGATTGGCGCTAGGTGAGACCCGACATATCATTGATGTTAGATGGCGGTCAAATTTAGTAAACGGAGAGCAGTACGGTTCGATGGGATCAGAAACGGGACTAGCGATCCACGTCTTCCCAAGCAGAGATAGTGCTGACTGGACCTCGACAACTTTCTACCAGAGTGAATTCCATTACCCGGGCGACCCTGATTGGATCAACATCGGAGCGCGCTACAACCTCATCGGAGCTGCGCTCGTGCCTGAGCCGACCTCAATCGCCGCGCTCGGCCTGGGGTTGCTCCTGTTGCGTCGGAAAGAATCGGGAGCGAGGACTTGA
- the rimM gene encoding 16S rRNA processing protein RimM, with protein MIIGQIVGEFGLKGMVKVAPMTDFPERFEPGNTVFVLETPYEILDVQVHKSQVRLKLKGITKVEQAEALKWESVCVAADDRPELYEDEYYTQDLEGLSLVLESGQVVGKVDRILAGPAQDLIVTGENMIPMVREFVLKIDIKKGQIVIRPIPGLLDDAAVEARGSVD; from the coding sequence ATGATCATCGGTCAGATTGTCGGCGAGTTCGGCCTCAAGGGCATGGTCAAGGTCGCGCCGATGACCGACTTCCCGGAGCGGTTTGAACCCGGCAACACCGTGTTCGTGCTGGAAACCCCGTACGAAATCCTCGATGTTCAGGTGCACAAGAGCCAGGTGCGCCTCAAGCTCAAGGGCATCACCAAGGTGGAGCAGGCCGAGGCGCTCAAGTGGGAAAGCGTTTGCGTCGCCGCCGACGATCGCCCCGAGCTCTACGAAGACGAATACTACACGCAAGACCTGGAGGGCCTCAGCCTCGTGCTCGAAAGCGGGCAAGTGGTGGGCAAAGTGGACCGGATTTTGGCCGGTCCCGCGCAGGACCTCATTGTCACCGGCGAGAACATGATCCCCATGGTCCGCGAATTCGTCCTGAAAATTGACATCAAAAAGGGGCAGATCGTGATCCGCCCCATTCCCGGTTTGCTCGACGACGCGGCCGTCGAGGCTCGCGGCTCGGTCGATTAA